A window from Candidatus Arthromitus sp. SFB-rat-Yit encodes these proteins:
- a CDS encoding calcium-translocating P-type ATPase, PMCA-type: MVKDNGLLNGLTKEQVDKNIKEFGKNIIKENKKTSAFSILFSQFNDIMIWILIVATIISGIIGDVADSIVIVVIIVINAILGFFQEFRTEKSLESLKKLSSPTTKVIRDGSLKIMDAVELTIGDLILLESGDRIPADAKIIKGELTVDESLLTGESVGVNKSSDNKEDSIFMGTIVLKGKAYAKIINIGMNTEMGKIANMLQNIDEDKSPLKERLEGLGKVLVVICILICAVVTVIGIARGQSITDMFLIGVSLAVAAIPEGLPAIVTVALALGVSKMLKRHALIRKLPSVETLGCTSIICSDKTGTLTENKMSVREVYFDGKIYEKREDNVDKNEILKKIFVLCNDFNINKSEKNFKDQIIADPTEKALIEYYFDDVEKLDKYYNSFRKLSEIPFDSDRKMASVVMKDIKSSENILLAKGAPEKMLANSKYYLHKGNIVELTSFKKQEIIKEVEMMSLKGLRCLGAGFKKNDLNNKSNLEKDLVFVGFCSIIDPPRRDSKDAVIKCKQAGITTIMITGDHKNTAFAIAKELQICTGIHEVLTGNDIEKMSDKSLGKAIDSIKVFARVTPKHKLRIVQAFKAKGNVVAMTGDGVNDAPAIKEADIGISMGISGTDVTKEASAMILMDDNFSTIVSAVEEGRKIYLNIRKFIRYLLSCNIGEVLTMFLASIFSLPNPLTPIQILFVNLATDGLPALALGVDNSHDDIMNQPPRPRNESIFSRGLWEKILFRGTLIGISTIFTFIIGLYLGFSVRTCRTMTLATLVLSQLIHVFECKSETRTLFQINLLTNKYLLISVFISVIMILGIIYIPFFQSIFKTSGINLVQWGIVLLFSGVISVSSSLFNLIKRKK; the protein is encoded by the coding sequence TTGGTGAAAGATAATGGATTATTAAATGGATTAACCAAGGAACAAGTTGATAAGAATATCAAAGAATTTGGTAAAAATATAATAAAAGAAAATAAGAAAACATCTGCATTTTCAATTTTATTTTCTCAATTCAATGATATTATGATTTGGATTTTAATAGTTGCAACTATAATTTCAGGTATTATAGGAGATGTTGCTGATTCGATCGTAATTGTTGTGATTATTGTAATTAATGCTATTCTTGGATTTTTTCAAGAATTTAGAACAGAAAAATCATTAGAGTCGCTTAAAAAACTTTCATCACCGACTACAAAAGTTATACGTGACGGTAGCTTAAAAATAATGGATGCGGTTGAATTAACCATAGGTGATTTAATTTTGTTAGAGTCGGGTGATAGAATTCCTGCTGATGCAAAAATTATAAAAGGTGAGTTAACTGTAGATGAGTCTTTGCTTACTGGAGAATCTGTAGGAGTTAATAAAAGTAGTGATAATAAAGAAGATAGTATTTTTATGGGAACTATTGTCCTAAAAGGTAAGGCATACGCCAAAATTATTAATATTGGTATGAATACTGAGATGGGTAAAATTGCTAATATGCTCCAAAATATTGATGAAGACAAGTCGCCACTTAAAGAGAGATTAGAAGGACTTGGTAAGGTTTTAGTTGTTATATGCATATTAATATGTGCTGTTGTTACTGTTATTGGTATAGCAAGAGGACAATCTATTACAGATATGTTTTTAATTGGCGTGAGTTTAGCTGTTGCTGCGATACCTGAAGGATTACCTGCGATAGTTACAGTTGCTTTAGCTCTTGGTGTTTCTAAGATGCTTAAAAGACATGCTTTGATTAGGAAACTACCATCAGTTGAAACTCTTGGATGTACATCAATAATTTGTAGTGATAAAACAGGAACTTTGACCGAAAATAAAATGTCAGTTAGGGAAGTTTATTTTGATGGGAAGATTTATGAAAAAAGAGAAGATAATGTAGATAAAAATGAAATTTTAAAGAAAATATTTGTATTATGTAATGATTTTAATATTAACAAGAGCGAAAAGAATTTTAAAGATCAAATAATTGCTGATCCTACAGAAAAGGCTCTTATTGAATATTATTTTGATGATGTTGAAAAATTAGATAAGTATTACAATTCATTCAGGAAGTTAAGCGAGATTCCATTTGATTCTGATAGGAAAATGGCATCTGTAGTTATGAAAGATATTAAAAGCTCAGAGAACATTTTATTGGCTAAAGGTGCTCCAGAAAAAATGCTTGCAAATAGTAAATATTATTTACATAAGGGGAATATTGTTGAACTTACTAGTTTCAAAAAACAGGAAATAATTAAAGAAGTTGAAATGATGTCGCTTAAAGGTCTTAGATGCCTTGGGGCAGGATTTAAGAAAAATGATCTTAACAATAAATCAAATTTAGAGAAAGATCTTGTATTTGTAGGTTTTTGTTCAATAATAGATCCTCCAAGAAGGGATTCAAAAGATGCTGTTATTAAATGTAAGCAGGCAGGTATAACTACAATTATGATTACGGGTGATCATAAAAATACAGCGTTTGCAATTGCTAAAGAACTTCAAATTTGTACAGGAATACATGAGGTTTTAACAGGTAACGATATTGAAAAAATGTCTGATAAATCATTAGGTAAAGCAATTGATTCCATAAAAGTTTTTGCTAGAGTTACACCAAAACATAAACTTAGGATTGTTCAGGCATTTAAAGCAAAAGGTAATGTTGTTGCAATGACTGGAGATGGTGTTAATGATGCTCCAGCTATAAAAGAGGCTGATATTGGTATTTCCATGGGTATATCGGGTACAGATGTAACAAAAGAAGCGTCTGCCATGATATTAATGGATGATAATTTCAGTACTATAGTTTCTGCGGTTGAAGAAGGAAGAAAAATTTATCTAAATATAAGGAAATTTATAAGGTATTTATTGTCATGTAATATTGGTGAAGTTTTAACAATGTTTTTAGCTTCTATATTCAGCCTTCCAAATCCACTTACTCCTATTCAAATTTTATTTGTAAATTTGGCAACAGATGGACTTCCTGCTCTTGCACTTGGAGTTGATAATTCACATGATGATATAATGAATCAGCCGCCAAGACCACGAAATGAGAGTATTTTTTCAAGAGGACTTTGGGAAAAAATTCTATTTAGGGGGACTTTAATTGGAATTAGCACAATATTTACATTTATTATTGGGCTTTATCTTGGTTTTAGTGTGCGTACTTGTAGAACTATGACTTTAGCAACTCTTGTATTATCACAATTAATACATGTGTTTGAATGTAAATCAGAAACAAGAACATTATTTCAAATTAATTTATTGACAAATAAGTATTTATTAATATCAGTTTTTATTTCAGTGATTATGATTTTAGGAATAATATATATTCCATTTTTCCAATCAATATTTAAGACAAGCGGTATAAATTTAGTGCAATGGGGAATTGTACTATTATTTTCAGGGGTTATATCAGTTTCTAGCAGTTTATTTAATTTGATTAAACGCAAGAAGTAA
- a CDS encoding trypsin-like serine peptidase, with product MKNKFIKILCFLVLGVSLVQCSNKSLNQQNNTQIVTPSTTNNSASTGTLIDASEVSSSKYQSIVPIISKSNDIFNGTGVIIGPNTLLTNRHVTEGETKDTLYVSLNKGNETINFDIENIITFIQENYDYNQTNVDLSIIQVKPKDGKNLYDGLETFKLATLDEIKKVENKTQIEFAGYPGESQPKLSYDKGQIDLIESNLIWFNSSVKPGQSGSPILNSNNEIIGLCNAGSEKDGVGFLFTQVVLDFINNNIK from the coding sequence ATGAAGAATAAATTTATTAAAATATTATGCTTTCTAGTGTTAGGTGTAAGCTTAGTGCAATGTTCAAATAAAAGTCTAAATCAACAAAATAATACCCAAATAGTAACACCATCCACTACTAATAATTCTGCATCAACTGGAACTTTAATAGATGCCTCAGAAGTTAGTTCTAGTAAATATCAATCAATTGTTCCTATAATTTCAAAATCAAATGATATATTTAATGGTACTGGGGTTATCATTGGACCAAACACACTTTTAACAAATAGGCACGTTACAGAAGGTGAAACAAAAGATACATTATACGTTTCATTAAATAAAGGTAATGAAACAATTAATTTTGATATTGAAAACATAATAACATTTATACAAGAAAATTATGATTATAATCAAACAAATGTGGATTTATCAATAATTCAAGTTAAACCTAAAGATGGAAAAAATTTATATGATGGACTTGAAACTTTTAAATTAGCTACACTTGACGAAATTAAAAAAGTTGAAAATAAAACTCAAATTGAATTTGCCGGATATCCTGGTGAATCACAACCAAAATTATCTTATGACAAAGGTCAAATTGACTTAATTGAAAGTAATCTTATTTGGTTTAACTCATCAGTAAAACCTGGACAATCTGGTTCACCAATACTAAATTCAAATAATGAAATTATTGGGTTATGTAACGCTGGTAGTGAAAAAGACGGAGTTGGTTTTTTATTTACCCAAGTAGTCCTTGACTTTATAAACAATAATATTAAATAA
- a CDS encoding TipAS antibiotic-recognition domain-containing protein translates to MGKIDYSSLSKFDFIEEQKKRDIIFKNIQDKMNSNRYDDEYIQGQVSDLFDFMNKFYDCSIGMFRGLAEVYEFNSDFSKILSKNYGEEMPKYIAKAMNYFCDVKEKQ, encoded by the coding sequence ATGGGGAAAATAGATTATAGCTCTTTAAGTAAATTTGATTTTATAGAAGAGCAAAAGAAAAGAGATATTATTTTTAAAAATATACAAGATAAAATGAATTCAAATAGATATGATGATGAATATATACAAGGTCAGGTATCAGATCTTTTTGATTTTATGAATAAATTTTATGATTGTTCTATTGGAATGTTTAGGGGATTGGCTGAGGTGTATGAATTTAATTCTGATTTTTCTAAAATTTTATCTAAAAATTATGGAGAAGAAATGCCAAAGTATATAGCTAAAGCGATGAATTACTTTTGTGACGTTAAAGAGAAACAATAA
- the rpmB gene encoding 50S ribosomal protein L28 — protein MSKRCEICGKGVVFGGQYSHSHRRSNRKWTPNLRKIKAVVNNSTKTIKICTRCLRSDKVQRSA, from the coding sequence ATGTCTAAAAGATGTGAAATTTGTGGCAAAGGTGTAGTTTTTGGTGGACAGTACAGCCATTCTCACCGTAGATCCAATAGAAAATGGACTCCTAATCTAAGAAAAATCAAAGCCGTTGTTAACAATTCTACAAAGACTATAAAGATCTGTACTAGATGTTTACGTTCTGATAAAGTACAAAGATCTGCTTAA
- a CDS encoding Asp23/Gls24 family envelope stress response protein → MLHVKTSSGNVYYSEELIKNIVTLATMECNAVVGLANRNFREDNNNLSSGVKINLTEDKSKLNIHVFVIIKYGIKISIIANDIIHLIKDSIERFLELYINSIVVNVRGIRYEN, encoded by the coding sequence ATGTTACATGTTAAAACGTCAAGTGGAAATGTTTATTATAGTGAAGAGTTGATTAAAAATATCGTAACATTAGCTACCATGGAATGTAATGCTGTTGTTGGTTTGGCAAATCGCAACTTTAGAGAAGATAACAATAATTTAAGTAGTGGAGTTAAGATAAATTTAACAGAGGATAAATCAAAATTAAATATACATGTTTTTGTAATTATAAAATATGGGATTAAAATCTCCATAATAGCAAATGACATAATTCATTTGATTAAAGATAGTATTGAAAGATTCTTGGAACTTTATATTAATTCTATAGTGGTTAATGTTCGAGGAATTAGATACGAAAATTAG
- the recG gene encoding ATP-dependent DNA helicase RecG has product MLEKDIISIKGVGKKYADLFSKNNIKTIENLIMYFPKSYEFVGDYLSDKCIFEGIVTEILRDATIRAKLVITTIKLRNYEGRIAKLIYFNKPYMKHSFILGNTYKVYGTCKETKNYIEIVNAEKIKDFSNNIIPKYKSIKGIGNNQIINIVRNVLGQINLKDNLPDIIVKKRNLISLNDALINIHLPKNKELLTKAIYRFKYQELMYFFINTKLLRDKLSSKESGIKFKIFTEELIELKKELGFQLTGDQNNAIKRILIEQKGDFSINRLLHGDVGSGKTIVAFITAFNVLLNGYKVALIVPTEILAVQHYDEAIKLFKKFNIQIRLLVGSVKEKQKNEIKQELNEETPILLIGTHAILEDNVEFKNLGYIIFDEQHRFGVSQRSKLIQKGKDKNCDVLVMTATPIPRTLFLYIYNGMDISSIRELPSNRKKVNTIHIKSEDKEAKYKIMLDEINKGGQCYMVCPLIEENEKMDLFSVESLYEELKTSILSCCNIGILHGKMKNKDKNEVMNCFKEGLIDILISTTVIEVGISVSNATVMVIENAERFGISQIHQLRGRIGRGSKEGTCILVTSSMNPVTMKRISTLLESNDGFYLSEQDLKIRGSGDVFGYKQHGNTGFVFADVINDVGILKKVKEDIEYMDQFDIDEIRDFYDSVQKKLDKIDNTICFN; this is encoded by the coding sequence ATGCTTGAGAAGGATATTATAAGCATTAAAGGTGTAGGAAAAAAATATGCTGATTTATTTTCGAAAAATAATATAAAAACAATTGAAAATTTAATTATGTATTTTCCAAAGTCGTATGAGTTTGTAGGTGATTATTTATCAGATAAATGTATTTTTGAAGGAATTGTCACGGAAATTCTTAGGGATGCAACGATTAGAGCAAAATTGGTTATTACAACTATTAAGCTTAGGAATTACGAAGGTAGGATCGCAAAGTTAATATATTTTAATAAGCCATATATGAAACATAGTTTTATTTTAGGTAATACATATAAAGTTTATGGAACTTGTAAGGAAACAAAAAATTATATAGAAATTGTTAATGCAGAGAAGATTAAAGATTTTTCAAATAATATTATACCGAAATATAAATCTATCAAAGGGATTGGAAATAATCAAATTATAAATATAGTAAGAAATGTTCTTGGACAAATTAATCTTAAAGATAATTTACCAGATATTATTGTTAAGAAGAGAAATTTAATTTCTTTAAATGATGCTTTGATAAATATACATTTGCCAAAAAATAAAGAACTACTTACTAAGGCTATATATAGATTTAAATATCAAGAGCTTATGTATTTTTTTATTAACACAAAACTTTTAAGAGATAAATTGAGTTCAAAAGAGAGTGGAATTAAGTTCAAAATTTTTACTGAAGAATTGATTGAACTTAAAAAAGAGCTTGGATTTCAGTTGACTGGAGATCAAAATAATGCAATAAAGAGAATTTTGATTGAACAAAAAGGTGATTTTTCAATTAATAGGTTGCTTCATGGGGATGTTGGTTCAGGCAAAACTATTGTTGCATTTATTACGGCGTTCAATGTTTTGTTGAACGGATATAAGGTTGCATTAATAGTTCCTACAGAAATTTTGGCTGTTCAACATTATGATGAGGCTATAAAATTATTTAAAAAATTTAATATACAGATTCGTCTTTTGGTTGGAAGTGTTAAAGAAAAGCAAAAAAATGAGATAAAGCAGGAGTTGAATGAAGAAACTCCAATTTTATTAATAGGTACCCATGCTATACTTGAAGATAATGTTGAATTTAAAAATTTAGGGTATATAATTTTTGATGAACAACATAGATTTGGGGTGAGTCAAAGGTCGAAACTTATACAAAAAGGGAAAGATAAAAATTGCGATGTATTGGTTATGACTGCGACTCCAATCCCAAGGACTTTATTTTTGTACATATACAACGGAATGGATATTTCTTCAATTAGAGAGCTTCCATCGAATCGAAAAAAGGTTAACACAATTCATATTAAAAGTGAAGACAAAGAAGCCAAATATAAAATTATGTTAGATGAAATTAATAAAGGTGGACAATGCTATATGGTTTGTCCTCTTATTGAAGAAAATGAAAAAATGGATTTATTTTCTGTTGAGTCGTTGTATGAAGAATTAAAGACATCTATTTTATCTTGTTGTAATATTGGAATTTTGCATGGGAAAATGAAAAATAAAGATAAAAATGAAGTGATGAATTGTTTTAAAGAGGGATTAATTGATATATTGATTTCTACTACTGTAATAGAGGTTGGAATTAGTGTTTCCAATGCAACTGTAATGGTAATTGAAAATGCAGAGCGTTTTGGGATTTCGCAGATACATCAACTCAGAGGACGAATTGGACGTGGTTCTAAAGAGGGTACATGTATTCTTGTTACTAGCAGTATGAATCCTGTTACTATGAAAAGAATTTCTACACTCCTTGAAAGTAATGATGGATTTTATTTATCTGAGCAAGATTTAAAAATAAGAGGTAGTGGAGATGTTTTTGGTTATAAACAGCATGGGAATACGGGATTTGTATTTGCGGATGTTATTAATGATGTAGGTATTTTGAAAAAAGTTAAAGAAGATATTGAGTATATGGATCAATTTGATATAGATGAAATAAGAGATTTTTATGATAGTGTTCAAAAAAAATTGGATAAAATTGATAATACTATTTGTTTTAATTAA
- the rsmD gene encoding 16S rRNA (guanine(966)-N(2))-methyltransferase RsmD, whose protein sequence is MRIITGKAKGKKLISPDGYDVTRPTLDRVKQSIFNIIQNELNRDSIVLDLFAGTGSLGLESASRGAKKIYLCDKNDVTFSYLEQNIKNTGLSDCAFAIKGEFDVNLRSFKGKEKFDLIFIDPPYNSDYVNRSINLVDDLNILNKNGLIIVKISSSESKFIESKNINLVDYRKYGNTTVCFYRYKESYNE, encoded by the coding sequence ATGAGAATAATTACAGGTAAAGCTAAAGGGAAAAAACTTATTTCGCCTGATGGATATGATGTTACTCGTCCAACTCTCGATAGAGTTAAGCAATCTATATTTAATATAATTCAGAATGAATTAAACAGAGATAGTATTGTTCTTGATTTATTTGCTGGAACCGGAAGTCTTGGGCTTGAATCTGCTAGTAGAGGAGCTAAAAAAATTTATTTGTGTGATAAAAACGATGTTACCTTTTCTTATTTGGAACAAAATATTAAAAATACCGGATTATCAGATTGTGCATTTGCAATAAAAGGAGAGTTTGATGTAAATCTTAGGAGTTTTAAGGGAAAAGAGAAATTTGATTTAATATTTATAGATCCACCATATAACTCAGATTATGTTAATAGAAGTATAAATTTGGTTGACGATTTAAATATTCTTAATAAAAATGGGTTAATAATTGTTAAAATATCGAGTTCTGAAAGTAAATTTATAGAGTCTAAAAATATAAACTTAGTTGATTATAGGAAGTACGGAAATACAACTGTATGTTTTTATAGATATAAGGAGAGTTATAATGAATAA
- the coaD gene encoding pantetheine-phosphate adenylyltransferase, translating to MNKAIIPGSFDPITLGHIDIIERSLKIFDEIMVCVLVNPDKKTLFSIEERKRLINKSISNLNDSDKIKVDSYEGLLIDYMNKKDINIIIKGLRAFSDFEYEIQMAFLNNKMAPNIETFFLMTTENLSYISSSSIKQIVKFGGNISGLVPPVIEQDIIHKILE from the coding sequence ATGAATAAAGCGATAATACCTGGAAGTTTTGATCCTATAACGCTTGGACACATTGATATAATAGAGCGTTCCCTTAAAATTTTTGATGAAATAATGGTATGTGTTTTAGTTAATCCTGATAAGAAAACATTGTTTTCTATAGAAGAAAGAAAAAGATTAATTAATAAATCTATATCCAATCTTAACGATAGTGACAAAATAAAAGTGGATAGTTATGAAGGACTGTTAATTGATTATATGAATAAAAAAGATATAAATATTATCATCAAAGGATTGAGAGCTTTTTCGGATTTTGAATATGAGATACAAATGGCGTTTTTAAATAATAAAATGGCACCTAATATAGAAACATTTTTTCTTATGACAACAGAAAATTTATCGTACATAAGCTCTTCGTCTATAAAACAAATAGTAAAATTTGGTGGTAATATATCGGGGTTAGTGCCACCTGTTATTGAACAAGATATTATTCATAAAATTTTGGAGTGA
- a CDS encoding Cof-type HAD-IIB family hydrolase: protein MYKLIAIDMDGTLLNSNGKISDENIFAIKRALDKGVKVVFTTGRGIKAITNFLKEVGLSERDEYAITNNGVALYKTNNLKCLKANLLCGDELKKLVDLGIALNAKILVYDYKTEETIVLEENEFSAFERDHIGMIVHIKPNFPNEINNETKAFKIIYTEEPSKLDIIQKNIPDYIRENYTVVRSLPICLELFHKASNKGNAIRDLSNIFGISKEEVICIGDQQNDIEMIEYAGLGIAMGNAIDKLKEIANYVTDTNDNHGVAKAINKFIL from the coding sequence TTGTATAAATTGATAGCTATTGATATGGATGGTACTCTTTTAAATAGTAATGGAAAAATTTCTGATGAAAATATTTTTGCTATAAAGAGAGCTCTTGATAAAGGTGTAAAGGTAGTTTTTACAACAGGAAGAGGAATTAAAGCAATTACGAATTTTTTAAAAGAAGTGGGTTTATCAGAAAGAGATGAATATGCAATAACAAACAATGGAGTAGCACTCTATAAAACAAATAATTTGAAATGCTTAAAAGCCAATTTATTGTGTGGAGATGAATTGAAAAAATTAGTTGATTTGGGTATTGCTTTAAATGCAAAAATACTTGTTTATGATTATAAAACTGAAGAAACAATTGTTTTAGAAGAAAATGAGTTTTCAGCATTTGAAAGAGATCATATAGGAATGATTGTTCATATTAAACCGAATTTTCCAAATGAAATAAATAATGAAACAAAAGCATTTAAGATAATTTATACAGAAGAACCATCAAAATTAGATATAATACAAAAAAATATCCCAGATTATATAAGAGAAAATTATACGGTTGTAAGGAGTTTACCTATATGTCTCGAATTATTCCATAAAGCTTCAAATAAAGGAAATGCTATTAGAGATTTATCAAATATTTTTGGAATTTCAAAGGAAGAGGTAATCTGTATTGGTGATCAGCAAAATGATATAGAGATGATAGAATATGCTGGACTTGGTATAGCTATGGGTAATGCGATAGATAAGTTAAAAGAAATTGCAAATTATGTGACCGATACAAATGATAATCACGGAGTTGCTAAAGCTATTAATAAGTTTATATTATAA
- the ylbJ gene encoding sporulation integral membrane protein YlbJ produces MLLFLILSVMILSIFYISEKSKINAITTFIITILITYLIIFPKSSIDSIINGTDLFMKSVFPTLFPFLILTNILINYGGIDIFGKLLGPIISKPLRISKNSIFPLLISFICGYPLGIKYLNDMYNQQMIKKNEFIRMTNIASNASPLFIIGTVGVSILENKFLGYILLFSNYISCLLMSFILYPKNETLVTSIPIKKNNPKNNFGNILKSSLENSLKTCAMVGGFIILFSLLKEIILNNFYTQILIKDLPILKSIIIGILEITNGIKLLSDTNISIQLKLSLISFFCSFSGLCIILQCYSFVYKNTVFKINRYIFLKFVQAVIAFILTFLICTFTI; encoded by the coding sequence TTGTTATTATTTTTAATTTTATCGGTTATGATATTATCAATTTTTTATATCTCTGAAAAATCTAAAATAAACGCCATAACAACATTCATAATAACAATACTCATAACCTACTTAATAATTTTCCCAAAATCATCAATTGATTCAATTATAAATGGAACTGATTTGTTTATGAAATCAGTCTTTCCAACTTTATTTCCATTTTTAATTTTAACAAATATTTTAATAAACTATGGTGGAATAGATATTTTCGGAAAATTACTTGGTCCTATAATATCCAAACCACTAAGGATTTCAAAAAATTCTATTTTCCCACTACTTATAAGTTTTATATGTGGATACCCATTGGGAATAAAGTATCTAAATGATATGTACAACCAACAAATGATCAAAAAAAATGAATTCATCCGCATGACTAATATAGCATCAAATGCTAGTCCATTATTTATTATTGGTACTGTTGGCGTATCAATTCTCGAAAATAAATTTTTAGGATACATATTATTATTTTCAAATTACATATCTTGTTTGTTAATGTCTTTCATACTATATCCTAAGAATGAAACCTTGGTTACTAGCATCCCTATTAAAAAAAATAATCCTAAAAATAATTTTGGCAACATTTTAAAATCTTCATTAGAAAATTCATTGAAGACATGTGCAATGGTTGGAGGATTTATAATACTATTTTCACTTCTAAAAGAAATTATTCTAAATAACTTCTACACTCAAATTTTAATAAAAGATCTACCTATATTAAAATCAATCATTATTGGAATTCTTGAAATAACAAATGGTATAAAATTATTAAGCGACACAAACATATCCATCCAATTAAAACTTTCACTTATTAGCTTCTTTTGTAGCTTTAGTGGATTGTGTATAATTCTTCAATGCTATTCATTTGTTTATAAAAACACTGTGTTTAAAATAAATCGATATATATTTCTAAAATTTGTACAAGCTGTAATTGCATTTATCTTAACATTCCTTATTTGCACATTTACAATATAA
- a CDS encoding nucleotidyltransferase gives MKVVAIISEYNPFHLGHLHQIEQIKKIFHTEDVIIISIMSGNFIQRGEPSIINKFKRCESVIKNGVNLCLEIPVHISLSSAENFSYGAIKILNSLKCVDYICFGCEIPDEKNLDLIANILIESDKTIHSKYLNKGYSFAKVQELIVLEKSRNENLTNLMKSSNNILAIEYLKSLKILNSKIKALPIKRIGSNYNDRSLDKIFSSATSIRNILNNNSDISIIKDHVPKETFKILKESFTEKCFVNREDMFPYLKYKLLTNKQLSKINEISEGLDNKFYAEINKSNSLNNLILNVKSKRYPYSRLSRILCKFFIGFENYNIKEIEDLHNYVRIIGFDSKGKSLLNIIKKSCDINLISKFDKKTSSIAALDILSTRAYSILSKKTLPNDDFTHPPVMEY, from the coding sequence GTGAAAGTTGTTGCCATAATATCTGAATATAATCCATTCCACCTTGGACATCTCCATCAAATCGAACAAATCAAAAAAATATTCCACACAGAAGATGTTATAATTATTTCAATCATGAGTGGTAATTTCATACAAAGAGGAGAACCCAGCATTATAAATAAATTTAAACGTTGTGAATCTGTTATTAAAAATGGTGTTAATTTATGTTTAGAAATACCTGTACACATTTCCTTGTCTTCTGCAGAAAATTTTTCATATGGTGCAATTAAAATCCTAAATTCTCTAAAATGCGTAGATTACATTTGTTTTGGGTGTGAAATTCCAGATGAAAAAAACCTAGATTTAATTGCGAATATCTTAATAGAATCAGATAAAACAATTCATTCCAAATATTTAAACAAAGGTTATTCATTCGCAAAAGTACAAGAGTTAATTGTGCTTGAAAAATCTAGAAATGAAAACTTAACAAATTTAATGAAAAGTTCCAACAACATTTTAGCAATCGAATATCTCAAATCTTTAAAAATTTTAAACAGTAAGATAAAGGCACTACCCATTAAACGAATCGGAAGTAACTATAATGATAGATCTTTAGATAAAATTTTTTCATCTGCAACATCAATAAGAAATATTTTGAACAATAATTCTGATATATCTATCATCAAAGATCATGTTCCAAAAGAAACTTTTAAAATCTTAAAAGAATCTTTCACTGAAAAATGTTTTGTAAATAGAGAAGATATGTTCCCATATTTAAAATACAAACTTTTAACGAATAAACAATTATCAAAAATCAATGAAATAAGCGAAGGACTTGATAACAAATTTTACGCAGAAATTAATAAATCAAACTCTTTAAATAATTTGATCTTAAATGTAAAATCAAAAAGATATCCATATTCAAGATTGAGTCGAATTCTTTGCAAATTTTTTATAGGATTTGAAAATTATAATATAAAAGAAATTGAGGATCTTCATAACTATGTCAGGATTATCGGGTTTGATTCAAAAGGAAAATCTTTGTTAAACATAATCAAAAAATCTTGCGATATAAATTTAATCTCAAAGTTTGACAAAAAGACTTCATCAATAGCAGCATTAGATATTTTAAGCACAAGAGCTTATTCTATTTTAAGCAAAAAAACGTTACCTAACGATGACTTTACACATCCTCCAGTTATGGAATATTAA